The sequence below is a genomic window from Ctenopharyngodon idella isolate HZGC_01 chromosome 11, HZGC01, whole genome shotgun sequence.
accaaatcattctgatgacagactttgagtttcagaaccaccaaaccaacatttgagatgctacGATGCGActggtccgctggttagtccagttatccaatcacagcctctgctgaggcaaagtcacCTGAGGTTTTTATTGTGCATCAAgggatttattcggtaaatgtgtttccgtcgtagttcatgtgcatgtcttcttatcggataaaatATTAGGCGGATTGAAACATAGCTGATGTCAAACTGGCCATGATTTAAAAGCTACAGTAGATATGATTccatcaccctgtttttatgatgaaaatgccaaatttctttttaattcacaaaaaagtatttacgTTCACTTGAGGTGGTTTTTGAATTGTGCGAAAAAGagttaatgtgaataatgggagatggaaacacatttgccGAATAAATTCTGACATAGCGAACATTAAACCCATGTGACTAATCAGCTGTTACtggtgttttatttactgttggttacTAAGTTACCAATACCATATGCGCCGATTTATGTTTTTGCCGGTGGGTGCCGACACTCTGGCATGTCTTTTCCGTAATAACAGCATATCGGTTTGGCAAACGATCAAGTGTgcaaggtttctatttacaacatgttttgcAGCGTTGgggcaatgtagccaatcacaaagatatctgttgatttcttgaactcaatagccaatcagaggtgtttaagttagcactgaacaaaaaaatCCAGTGTTTTAAGGaaattataacaatataaatacAGTGTAGACTTTGTTTATTATAacagaactttgtgagatcgcAATGAACTAAGATGAGGGATAGCTTTTTAAcgattataaagggagcgctCTGTGCGCTTTTTATGCTAAATCACGCATGAATGGAGAATATGTTGTGTTTTCCGTGGGTGCTCGAGCTCCCGAGCACATGACCACCATCATACGCTCAAACAACTTGATAGAAACGCACCTAATTCGCATTTGCGAACTTTGAAAAGATTCGCTTCAcgtttggatggaaacccagctaGTGAAAAGTTAACTCAAGTTTAGGTGcgggcgatatgaccaaaaccttatttcacaatatgagaAATTGTATTTCACGATAACGACATATGTCACAATACAATctcatttctgttattaaaaataagaaaataagtgTTTCAGGTACAATAGGTTTaacatgtaattaaaaatagtacagaaatttaataatcaaatttaaaaattaaatattgcatagtcttcacttaatgacttaaatataaatgtattcttattaaagctaaaaaaaaaaataaaataaaaaagttattcagtcaagagcaggaagttattttcttttttgttagaTAAACattaatatggaagcttgtttttgccacggaataaaacaatttaaaagataattgcgttttctcagaattgcgagataaaaagtcgcaattacctattttttattcagtggcggaaacaaactTCCACACATCAATGACTCagagcagcaggtttattaggctgttgtcactttaagagcaaaCGCACGGATAcattatactgatacacatcaGGTTTACACCTAGTTTACTTTTGCTTGAGACATAAtcgtgtttacatgaatactgcacacgatgggcattttgacataattgcgTGTGTATTCGACCATTCAAGAGCAATAAtatgtgaaagagaactgaatttaCGATCGCATGCTGAGAGACACTGCTTTCATTGAGTTCTTTCTCACTGCTTATTGTGcctaacatttttttaacatcGAGCATGTCTCgctctttatattctcattcatgcatttcatcactcGTAAGTGTCAATAGTGCTATTTATCTACATACCATGATTTTTATACCGTGGTAACGATATATCATCATACTGTCCAGCCCTTATTATCAgagaataaattatttaaaaaaactgactTGGAATATAGTACATGAATCATATGGGATTCTGTTACggtgctttttttcccccttttttggAGTTTTACAGATGTGTTCACCATAAAAAAAGATCGGTGTAAAGATTCTTCAAATATTCTCCTTTTGCATTTCATggaggtttggaatgacatgcgAGTAAATGACAGAACACGGGTGATGATTCCTTCTAGCTAGGCTCCGAAATCACACTCGTTTTGTGCAGCTCACATGATCTGAATTGAACTCAATTAGAAGTGAAACAAACCTCCTTCTGCGAGGGAACAGGAACATGAGCGAAAAATGACTGCGCACCATCTTCTCCCTCCATCTGCTCTCCCGCTTCATCATCAGACTGCTCAAAAAGAGATGAAAAAGATAAAGGGAATCTGAactgatgaaaataatctgAGTCGGCTGGATGGAGATGCTCACCTCTTCATCTCTGACAGCGTAAATgtgttcctcctcctcttccggGTCTTTCACGCCTACACCAGCAGCTAATCGAGCCTCTTTGTCTGCTTTCCATTTCTCAACAGCCTCTGCTATGACTGCCGGTGTGGAAAACACAAATCAGGATTTATACTTAAACATCATGTTTAACTCGGAGGGGGCGGAATGAGATATAACAGCAGATTCTTTTTACAGCTGCAGAAAATATACGCCATAACtctatatataaacacacatgatGTAGTTTAAATAACTTGTGTGAGCTAATATAACAATATTCGGTGTAACATTATTGATTTGACTCCACTGACACTCTCAGaagacttgagctgaataatgacactatagAATTGAGCTCATTTCATAACtcatgttgattcagttcagttcaataactgactagagctgctttacagcaggactgaattctgtttgcataaTTAATTTCCTGTtcatcactgtgaagctgctttgaaaccatctaaagcgctatagaaataaagctgacttgacttgaactATGCGATAATCTTAATCAGGCCTCAGAGAGTTTGAGGTGGAATGCAGCGGTCACGTGACTTCAGGTCACTGGACTGTCAGGTGCACGTTACGCTCCATATGAGTCGCATCAAACCTCCAGCCGCGTGTCAAGCATTCAGTTAAACAGAAACAAATGGGAAACACATGTCAGGAAATGTTATCAGCACACAATGCCACAACTGTACCAcagcgaacacacacacaatgctgCGCTTCATCTGAAAGTGTGTGTGAGCGTCTACTACAGCCTAAATGAAGCGGATCTCGTGGCGGATCGGCTCGTCTAAAGGCACGAGGAGCCCAAAACACaggtctgctaaatgaataaatgtatacatgttttcatttttggctgaacgaTTTCTTTAAGTGAGAAAACATTAGCCCTTCTTACATTATCAGCTTCTAATATCAGCCTAATCAGATTCCCATAATTAAAAACATCAAGAATACAAACATAGTCACTGATTTAATGTGTATTCCTAGTGTTTAGTCGGACCTTGCCCTACCTTGTTTCTCATATTCCTGTTCCAAAGGCACTAAAACACCATCGTCTTCATCTCTATATCCATAATACTCAGCATCTACGTCCTTCATCAGCTCAGCTCGTGTTTTTCTGGGTGGCGGTACAGCTGCAACGGAGAAATCAAAGTGGTAGATGTCAGGTAGACACAGGATGGATATTGTACAGGTTAAAACACACAGAAATTTTCAGTGATTCTGCAGAAAGTCATCAGAGACATTATTATCCTCTCAGCTACAACATATAAATCACACACGGTTCTAACAGAAACCAGCAATTCATTCAGCAGATCTGGATCAGTTATTATGTGACTGAACTTACGCTCTGTTTCAAACAGCTCTCTGACTCCAGGTAAGTCTTTTGCGGCACCGAAATACTTGTATCCTCTGTTTCCTGGAACCTCTTTACCCTCATGGTCCAACATCTTTGGCCCCACTCTCTATTAAACACAGATATATCACTCAAGTATGAAACACTGCCATAAGGCAAATACTGTGAGGTTCAGAAGTCTGACCACATTAAGAATCCTTATACGATATAGAAGTAAACAGAAAAAGTTCCttgaaaaatctgaaataaataaacgatGTTAAAGAAGAAATATTTCCAATTGTGCACTATTTTTAGGCTACTacagaaataatgtaaattcGTGATAGTGATCATGCGATCTCACACAGACAGTACATTCTCAAAGCactttgagcttccacaagaaccaatgaggatatgtgaataaaagcctaaattaaatgagttcatcatataaagtaatCGAGTCTCTTCTgaaaatttagactaaaccgctcaattcatatggattagttttccgatctctttatgaactttttgaagcgttaaAGTAGTAGTtgcatggactgtcaatggagacaatctctcagattttattaaaaatatcttaatttgtgttctgaagatgattgaaagtcttatgggtgtggaacgacatgagggtgagtaattaatgacagaattattgttgggtgaactaaccctttaaccaacTCACCCTTTTACAACAGATATAGTTGACAAACAACTGACAGTCGtgacctaaatatgattttcatttacaataataaatccTAATAAAAAGTCAGTTGTCGACCGAAGACTCGCTCTGACCAGAtcatttgaatcagtgagttgtcGACCGGAGACTCGTTTTGACCGGATCATTTGAATCAGTGAGCTGTCGACCGAAGACTCGCTCTGACCGGAtcatttgaatcagtgagttgtcAACCGGAGACTCGCTCTGACCGGAtcatttgaatcagtgagttgtcGTCCAAAGATTCGCTCTGACCGGAtcatttgaatcagtgagttgtcGTCCGAAGATTCGCTCTGACCGGATCATTTGAATCAGTGAGCTGTCGACCGAAGACTCGCTCTGACCGGATCATTTGAATCAGTGAGCTGTCGACCGAAGACTCGCTCTGACCGGAtcatttgaatcagtgagttgtcGACCGAAGACTCGCTCTGACCGGATCATTTGAATCAGTGAGCTGTCGACCGAAGACTCGCTCTGACCGGATCATTTGAATCAGTGAGCTGTCGACCAAAGACTCGCTCTGACCGGATCATTTGAATCAGTGAGCTGTCGACCGAAGACTCGCTCTGACCGGATCATTTGAATCAGTGAGCTGTCGACCGAAGACTCGCTCTGACCGGATCATTTGAATCAGTGAGCTGTCGACCGAAGACTCGCTCTGACCGGATCATTTGAATCAGTGAGCTGTCGACCGAAGACTCGCTCTGACCGGATCATTTGAATCAGTGAGCTGTCGACCGAAGACTCGCTCTGACCGGATCATTTGAATCAGTGAGCTGTCGTCCGAAGACTCGCTCTGACCGGATCATTTGAATCAGTGAGCTGTCGTCCGAAGACTCGCTCTGACCGGGtcatttgaatcagtgagttgtcGACAGGAGACTCACTTTGACTGGACCATTTGAATCAGTCAGTTGTCGACCGGAGACTTGCTCTAACCGGAtcatttgaatcagtgagttgtcGTCCAAAGATTCACTCTGACCGGATCATTTGAATCAGCGAGTTGTCGTCCGAAGATTCGCTCTGACCGGATCATTTGAATCAGCGAGTTGTCGTCCGAAGATTCACTCTGACCGGATCATTTGAATCAATGAGTTGTCGACTGAAGACTCGCTCTGACCAAATCTTTTGAATCAGTCAGTTGTCGACCGGAGACTCACTCTGACCGGAtcatttgaatcagtgagttgtcGACCGAAGACTCGCTCTGACCGGAtcatttgaatcagtgagttgaaTCAGATCATAAATGAATTGTTCAGTGTGATTTAACAGGTTGATTGAAAATAATCagtttgttcatgaatcagacacTGCTGCAGGTGGCAATTTCGCCAGTTCAGAATAACAAGGAACAATGTTTTTacgaaatgtagtggagtaaaaagtacaatatTATGCGTTataatgtagtgaagtaaaagtacTTGATATATCTCACTATCGTTAAATAAATTACTCGTATAAGGTCATACGACCCACTCATAATCGTGTGAAATCTTCATGATTACAATACTgaccaaaataatcgtgattatgatttttgctgTAATCAAGCAGCACTAAAATGAATGTTAAccgaaataaaatgaaacatacaaaaaaaaccttattttatttcagctagttgccaaggcaaaatttctaattttcatgTAGTTTAGCTTGATGCGCTacaataactaaaactgaaataaaaattaaactaaacagacattttaaaaaagcaaaaactaataaaaatgacaaaatgaaaactttaacaaattaaaatgaaaccagAAAATAAAAACCAATTCAAAGTATTACTAAAACTATACTGAACGTTATAAAAGAACAGTGATTTGAGTTCACGACAGTCTCCATTAGTTCTGACATGAAGCAAACAATGACGATCATCACTGTAACAGCACTTGTACTCTTACCCGATAGTCCGGCCCTCCAAGCTCCTTGATCCGCACTTCCCAGTGTCCTTTCTCTCGGAGCAGTTTGTTGATTTCATCGTTCAGATCACGAATCTTAAATTCACCCAGACCAGCTGAGGAAGACGGTCAGAGGTCAGTCAGTGAAGACCACAGGAGTATCTGATCTCACCTTACACTGATCTTTATTACATATTCTCACCATTTTGAATCTGGGCGACCTTCTTGGAAATCTCACTGATGATCTAGAAGCAGAAGAATAATGGTGGTTAAACCAAATACAGTACATATGTACGTGTCAGAACTGACTTTGAATGTGATGTCCTGACCTGTCTCCTCCACTTCTCGGCTTTGGGTAACTCATTACACTCGGAGGCCAGAAAAGGTCTTCTCTCCTGTGAATATGTCACATGATCTGGTGAACACAATCCGTATCGCTGCCTTCATCACATCAGTATTGAGATGATAATGTGCGCTGTATGGATGAACCCACCTTCACCTTTCCCTCCTCAAGCTGAGCCTGACGAAACCTGGCCAACGCCGTCCTGCACAATTAAAAGAATGCAGTCATATATtttagattatatttaaatatatatatatatacacacacatatatatatatatatatatatatatatatataaaacaaacatttcaatTCCTTAATATGACAGAAATATGAAAGAAGACGACACTTACATGGCCTTTTCTGCATTTCGagcctaaaaataaaaaacagcaacAGTTGATTTCATTACTCACATGTATAATCATATACAAATGCAGATCTTTGTCAGATATCACGTGTTGAAGATTCATTTGAACGACTAGCTGCAATATCACAACATACTGTACacttgatgataataataacccTGTAAGAATCAGATTCATGTCACTCTAGTGTCAGTTTATAAATCTGGTTGTTTGACAAACTTTGTCAGCGCTGAAGGATAAAGTTACTCTtgaggtgtgtttgtgttcatgttCATAAAGAAAGCGATGCAAATACTTTAATCTTTATTCTAATACAAGTATGATCATTAAAAAGCCTTTAGCTAAagaagaatatttattttaccatGTTTGTGGTTCAGATGTTCAATCCTGCGGGAACTCAACGGTGAGCGCGCACGACGCGTGAATATGACGTGTTGCCACACTGGACAACTTCCGGCGCGGATAGCGATGACAAATCAAACCTGTTTATGCCATTTTGTTGTAATcagattttgtatttaataaaaaaaatatattatactcATTAAGCTAACTAGTAactattaatacttttttttttacttgcttCACGACctttttaaacgttttttttttttttaattatagaacaacattacaaaaaacagGCACCAAATACAGAAGCTCCaaagataaaagaaaagaaaaaaagaaagaaaaaaactttgaaaGCCCTCTTGAAATGATCATGACATCATAAGTAAacgcaaaaaatgtttttcgaAAGGTGTTTTTGTACCATCTAGTGGTGAGAGATAAAACTGCACCTCAATAAGAGCTCAGACATTTCAAGAGATTGAACTTTTACTGAGTTTTCTTTCAGATCAGCAGGATTTCTATGAAGCCCATTTCCGCAATTGTGCTttagtcgaaattatgacattaaaaagtagaaattctgatttaaagtcatatttatgagatgaaaagtcgaaattatggctttcaattatgacataaaattagaaatta
It includes:
- the isy1 gene encoding pre-mRNA-splicing factor ISY1 homolog, with translation MARNAEKAMTALARFRQAQLEEGKVKERRPFLASECNELPKAEKWRRQIISEISKKVAQIQNAGLGEFKIRDLNDEINKLLREKGHWEVRIKELGGPDYRRVGPKMLDHEGKEVPGNRGYKYFGAAKDLPGVRELFETEPVPPPRKTRAELMKDVDAEYYGYRDEDDGVLVPLEQEYEKQVIAEAVEKWKADKEARLAAGVGVKDPEEEEEHIYAVRDEESDDEAGEQMEGEDGAQSFFAHVPVPSQKEIEEALVRRKKMELLQKYASESLMAQSEEAKTLLGL